One Solirubrobacterales bacterium genomic window carries:
- a CDS encoding PIN domain-containing protein — protein sequence MAGLIVDTSALLAFFDSSEPDHDAVTRFLETEPGPFIVSPFVIAELDYLVATRYGVQVELDVLDALASGAWELPAVDAKELSRIHDLIGSYRDQNVGVAEASNVLLADRYGTRDILTLDRGHFEKLRPLGSGHFTVHPRDPA from the coding sequence TTGGCGGGTCTGATCGTCGATACCAGCGCTCTCCTGGCGTTCTTCGACTCTTCCGAACCGGACCACGATGCCGTAACCAGGTTTCTCGAAACCGAACCCGGTCCGTTCATCGTCTCGCCGTTCGTAATCGCCGAGCTCGACTACCTGGTTGCAACCAGGTACGGCGTTCAGGTCGAGCTGGACGTCCTCGATGCGCTCGCCTCCGGTGCCTGGGAGCTTCCGGCCGTCGACGCAAAAGAGCTCTCCCGGATCCACGACCTGATCGGCAGCTACCGGGACCAGAACGTCGGTGTCGCCGAAGCCTCAAACGTGCTGCTCGCCGACCGCTACGGCACTCGCGACATCCTGACCCTCGACCGAGGCCACTTCGAGAAGCTCCGTCCCCTCGGTAGCGGCCACTTCACGGTCCATCCTCGGGATCCGGCGTAG
- a CDS encoding AAA family ATPase → MTTNVPVFERDREIAAIGAAVELATQGQGSLVVVKAGAGFGKTRLLEEARDHLVGGEIATSFATAREIDRDLPFGLVRELFGPLLEGSGVVRDSAVFEGMASLSRPVFDSDPVENTSLDGEIHGLYWLISNLSEERTFALFVDDIQWADEQSARWLAHLSARVGDLPVALIVAARTGEPELDQNPLSSTLDLARTNLTPEPLSAEAVQLVMASHLNLEIPESFAKECRDATGGNAFLVTQLSTALESSGVRPADADVEEIAAYSPATLSRRLIRRINREGPHAMALVEALEILGDETPVAQLFELAGVGPAEGASLLDRLDRLDLIEAGSRPRFSHSMVREAVRQEIGPTRRVVKHREAIRIRVAAGDPSEKVAPHLLIAHPDDRDSGVGILVAAAAAANGRGAPTTASELLDRAVEIAGDQTDQDLRLARARAHARANNGEAAGLLLAEAEAIEDSKLSFSLKLEAARVFYSAGAWNEAIDLLQSCILEMAEIDPELSLVASSNLVGILLFVPATDRTALKEHGLAEPYPGDTPGERAMLAARAAQLMMDVEGSAEDAADTARRAWSGGKLLEDEGPGGIAWSYATGALAAADCYKEGEELLSRVLGVARLASSSHTFASASYCRACPRLFRGAIKASLADAEAAVATHEDGWEIFYPLSLVVAARCRIELGQADLAGQTLSLIAGESQSLDTLMSMTWDLAHCDLALEAGDILSAGRLLEKIQSEAGGHRSPFALSDVNSTAATLERMKGRDAAAQELLFEQLDLVLPWGAPRLIGSTLRDLGLTVRGETGLGHTEEAVATLRDTEVLLGLGYALNAHGVLLRETGRTADAEEAQFEALGIGAECGSVRLESRTRAELGLLGRRPRRIRRTGVAALTASEERVAKRAAAGMTNREIGQELFVSVKTVEKHLANTYSKLRIPSRRELAAALSDGQRTG, encoded by the coding sequence ATGACTACGAATGTTCCGGTCTTTGAACGCGACCGGGAGATTGCCGCAATCGGAGCCGCTGTCGAACTGGCCACTCAGGGTCAGGGGAGCCTCGTGGTGGTCAAGGCCGGGGCCGGATTCGGCAAGACCCGCCTGCTCGAAGAGGCACGGGATCACCTTGTGGGAGGTGAGATCGCCACCAGCTTCGCCACCGCCCGTGAGATCGACCGGGATCTGCCGTTCGGCCTGGTCCGAGAATTGTTCGGTCCGCTGCTGGAGGGATCGGGCGTAGTTCGTGATTCAGCCGTATTCGAGGGAATGGCCTCCCTGTCTCGACCGGTATTCGATTCAGACCCGGTCGAGAACACCAGCCTGGACGGTGAAATCCACGGGCTCTACTGGCTGATCTCCAACCTGTCCGAAGAGAGGACGTTCGCCCTTTTCGTCGATGACATCCAGTGGGCGGACGAACAATCCGCCCGCTGGCTCGCCCACCTTTCCGCCCGGGTCGGAGACCTGCCCGTCGCCCTGATCGTGGCGGCGCGAACCGGCGAACCCGAGCTCGACCAGAATCCGCTTTCCTCCACCCTCGATCTCGCTAGAACGAATCTGACGCCGGAGCCCTTGAGCGCCGAGGCCGTGCAGCTGGTGATGGCCAGCCATCTCAACCTCGAGATCCCGGAGAGCTTCGCGAAAGAGTGTCGTGATGCGACCGGAGGCAACGCCTTCCTCGTCACCCAGCTCTCCACCGCGCTGGAGAGCTCCGGAGTTCGACCCGCCGATGCCGACGTTGAGGAGATCGCCGCCTACTCGCCGGCCACCTTGAGTCGGCGGCTGATCCGAAGGATCAATCGTGAAGGACCCCACGCGATGGCCTTGGTAGAGGCCCTTGAAATCCTAGGTGACGAGACTCCGGTGGCGCAACTCTTCGAGCTGGCTGGGGTCGGCCCAGCGGAGGGAGCGAGTCTGCTCGATCGGCTTGATCGGCTGGACCTGATCGAAGCCGGGTCTCGGCCCCGTTTCTCCCACTCGATGGTCCGGGAAGCCGTACGCCAGGAGATCGGCCCGACCCGCAGGGTCGTGAAGCACCGGGAGGCGATCAGGATCCGCGTGGCGGCCGGCGATCCTTCCGAGAAGGTAGCCCCTCATCTGCTGATAGCCCATCCAGACGACCGGGACTCGGGAGTCGGGATCCTGGTCGCGGCGGCCGCCGCCGCCAACGGGCGCGGCGCTCCCACCACGGCGAGTGAACTGCTTGACCGGGCGGTCGAGATCGCAGGTGACCAGACCGATCAGGACCTCCGGCTCGCCCGGGCCCGAGCACATGCTCGCGCGAACAACGGTGAAGCCGCTGGCCTACTGCTGGCCGAGGCCGAAGCCATCGAGGATTCCAAGCTGTCGTTCAGCCTGAAACTGGAGGCTGCCCGGGTTTTCTACAGCGCCGGTGCCTGGAACGAGGCGATCGACCTGCTGCAGAGTTGCATCCTCGAGATGGCAGAGATCGACCCCGAACTCAGCCTGGTCGCGTCTTCGAACCTGGTCGGAATTCTGCTGTTCGTGCCGGCCACCGACCGGACTGCGTTGAAGGAACATGGGCTGGCTGAACCGTATCCCGGTGACACTCCAGGGGAACGGGCGATGCTAGCCGCCCGTGCAGCCCAGTTGATGATGGATGTGGAGGGAAGCGCCGAGGATGCCGCCGACACTGCCCGACGAGCTTGGTCTGGTGGCAAGCTGCTCGAAGACGAAGGCCCGGGTGGTATCGCCTGGTCATACGCGACGGGCGCCCTGGCGGCCGCCGACTGCTACAAGGAAGGCGAGGAACTGCTCTCCCGGGTGCTTGGCGTAGCTCGCCTTGCCAGCTCTTCACATACCTTCGCCAGCGCCAGCTACTGCCGCGCCTGTCCACGTCTGTTTCGCGGGGCAATCAAGGCGTCGCTGGCCGACGCCGAGGCCGCAGTCGCCACCCATGAAGACGGATGGGAGATTTTCTACCCCCTGAGCCTGGTGGTCGCCGCCCGCTGCCGGATTGAGTTGGGGCAGGCCGACCTTGCCGGGCAAACCCTGAGTCTCATCGCCGGTGAGAGCCAGTCCCTCGACACCCTGATGTCCATGACCTGGGACCTGGCGCATTGCGATCTGGCCTTGGAGGCTGGGGACATCCTCAGCGCCGGACGGCTGCTCGAGAAGATCCAGTCGGAGGCCGGAGGCCATCGCAGCCCCTTCGCGCTGAGTGATGTCAATTCAACCGCCGCCACCCTCGAAAGGATGAAGGGACGAGATGCCGCGGCGCAGGAGCTTCTATTCGAGCAACTGGACCTGGTACTCCCTTGGGGTGCCCCACGCCTGATCGGCTCGACCCTGCGGGACCTCGGGCTGACCGTTCGCGGCGAAACCGGGCTCGGTCATACGGAGGAGGCGGTCGCGACTCTGCGCGATACTGAGGTTCTGCTCGGTCTCGGCTACGCCTTGAACGCCCACGGGGTCTTGCTGCGCGAGACCGGGCGTACTGCAGATGCGGAGGAGGCCCAGTTCGAAGCCCTCGGGATCGGCGCGGAATGCGGTTCGGTGCGGCTCGAGTCCCGGACCCGAGCGGAACTCGGATTGTTGGGCCGGCGCCCACGCCGGATCCGAAGGACCGGCGTCGCAGCACTCACCGCGTCGGAGGAACGAGTGGCGAAGCGGGCCGCCGCAGGGATGACCAACCGAGAGATTGGCCAAGAGCTTTTCGTATCGGTCAAGACCGTTGAAAAGCACCTGGCCAATACCTACTCCAAGCTTCGCATCCCGTCCCGCCGGGAACTGGCTGCCGCCTTGAGCGACGGCCAGCGGACCGGATAA
- a CDS encoding TIGR04255 family protein gives MISSDSSPKFQKPPVTEVIVGAQFTDEIVDLDVLATFSVSVRDTHRQRQQHPPLPRQALAPSGPQPPISFEFEPQFPFPRTWFLNDDGSELIQVQGDRLVLNWRRLNVESAPYPSFEVISKRFTEHFSVLSAAANEAGRGTPVVDFCEVTYVNQIPSDFESLRLGNVLETVLEPDFEFLPQGRDSQFSTRFQIDPNENGGVIGSLTCSCAPGIVPDGSSAFLLTMSGQVQPASTDDAGMWKAFEVGHHWVVNGFRDITTSEMHEVWQYEGSDVTHG, from the coding sequence ATGATTTCGAGCGATTCCTCACCCAAGTTCCAGAAGCCTCCTGTCACCGAGGTCATCGTTGGTGCCCAATTCACGGACGAAATCGTAGATTTGGACGTACTCGCCACTTTCTCCGTTTCGGTGCGAGACACCCATCGCCAGCGGCAGCAGCACCCACCCCTTCCGAGGCAGGCACTTGCGCCCTCAGGTCCACAGCCGCCAATCTCGTTTGAGTTTGAGCCTCAGTTTCCGTTCCCTCGAACATGGTTTCTGAATGACGATGGGAGCGAGTTGATCCAGGTGCAGGGAGACAGGCTCGTGTTGAATTGGCGTCGCTTGAATGTGGAAAGCGCCCCGTATCCAAGCTTTGAAGTCATCAGCAAAAGGTTCACCGAGCACTTTTCGGTCTTGTCCGCTGCTGCGAATGAGGCAGGCCGGGGAACACCGGTGGTCGATTTCTGTGAGGTGACTTACGTCAACCAGATTCCTTCCGATTTTGAGTCGCTTCGGCTCGGGAACGTCCTCGAAACCGTGTTGGAGCCGGACTTCGAGTTTCTGCCGCAAGGGCGAGATTCTCAGTTCTCGACCAGGTTTCAGATCGATCCGAACGAGAATGGAGGCGTAATAGGGTCGCTCACTTGCTCTTGCGCTCCTGGCATCGTTCCAGACGGGTCGTCAGCTTTTCTTCTTACGATGAGTGGGCAGGTGCAACCTGCGTCTACGGATGACGCAGGGATGTGGAAAGCCTTTGAAGTAGGTCACCATTGGGTGGTCAATGGATTCCGCGACATTACGACTTCCGAAATGCATGAGGTTTGGCAATACGAAGGGAGCGATGTGACTCATGGATAA
- a CDS encoding twin-arginine translocase TatA/TatE family subunit: MPSIGVPELLIVLVVAVLILGPKRIPAAARSVGEGIRGFRGSLKGGSSGKDDPDESSEAARIKEKSNPGA, encoded by the coding sequence GTGCCTAGCATCGGGGTACCCGAGCTTCTGATCGTGCTGGTGGTCGCCGTCCTGATCCTCGGGCCGAAACGGATTCCGGCAGCCGCCCGCTCGGTCGGTGAGGGGATCCGCGGCTTTCGTGGCTCGCTCAAGGGCGGGAGCAGCGGCAAGGATGACCCGGACGAGTCTTCTGAGGCCGCCCGGATCAAGGAGAAGTCGAACCCCGGGGCATGA
- the pgsA gene encoding CDP-diacylglycerol--glycerol-3-phosphate 3-phosphatidyltransferase has protein sequence MVPLNLPNFLTLLRIVAVPVVVVALLDETPNGDMLAAIVFALAALTDGLDGYIARSRDAVTTFGKLMDPLADKLLITAALISLVSLGRLPAWVAMVIIAREFLITGIRSIAAERGVVIAASWMGKVKTVLQIAAVFALIIVHPAPLWVDLLVYAAVIATVVSGADYVFGLRRRLAEQAELIEDRKRQGRGERKRLRDHDPA, from the coding sequence TTGGTTCCGCTGAATCTCCCCAACTTTCTGACTCTGCTCCGCATCGTCGCGGTGCCGGTGGTCGTGGTCGCCCTGCTCGACGAGACCCCGAACGGGGACATGCTGGCCGCGATCGTGTTCGCGCTCGCCGCCCTGACCGACGGACTGGACGGTTACATCGCCCGCTCGCGGGACGCGGTCACCACCTTCGGCAAGCTGATGGACCCGCTGGCCGACAAGCTGCTGATCACCGCCGCCCTGATCTCCCTGGTTTCGCTGGGGCGGCTACCGGCCTGGGTGGCGATGGTGATCATCGCCCGGGAGTTCCTGATCACCGGGATCCGCTCGATCGCGGCCGAACGGGGGGTGGTGATCGCGGCCAGCTGGATGGGCAAGGTGAAGACCGTGCTCCAGATCGCCGCGGTGTTCGCGCTGATCATCGTGCATCCGGCACCGCTCTGGGTCGATCTCCTGGTCTACGCGGCGGTGATCGCGACCGTGGTCAGCGGCGCCGACTATGTGTTCGGGCTGCGACGCCGGCTGGCCGAACAGGCGGAACTGATCGAGGATCGAAAACGGCAGGGCCGCGGCGAACGCAAGCGGCTCCGTGATCACGACCCGGCCTGA
- a CDS encoding sigma-70 family RNA polymerase sigma factor, whose amino-acid sequence MEFESEEVAALVASGKEKKAGPRPVAADGPAVGSGVTAPAGDVEGDVGLDSLRLYLRSIGQVDLLNAAEEVELAKRIERGDMEAKRRMVEANLRLVVSIAKGYLGRGLSLLDLIQEGSLGLIRAVEKFDYRRGYKFSTYATWWIRQAVTRAVADKSRSIRIPVHMVEKLNRVHFVERQLVQELGREPEPVEIAGELGWTVQDVRDVWRYSQTPVSLEKPVGEGEETELVDLVRDESSMEPFDEASLNLRSEGVRRVLAGLPKRERDVLVMRYGLGGLTPRTLEECGEAFGVTRERVRQIETSTLRKIKSLPEAQGLRGTA is encoded by the coding sequence GTGGAGTTCGAAAGCGAAGAGGTTGCGGCGCTGGTGGCGTCGGGCAAGGAGAAGAAGGCCGGTCCGCGACCGGTCGCCGCGGACGGTCCGGCCGTCGGCAGCGGGGTTACGGCCCCGGCCGGTGATGTCGAGGGCGATGTCGGCCTCGACTCGCTTCGTCTCTACCTGAGGTCGATCGGGCAGGTTGACCTGCTCAACGCAGCCGAGGAAGTCGAGCTCGCCAAGCGGATCGAGCGGGGCGACATGGAGGCCAAGCGCCGCATGGTTGAAGCCAACCTGCGGCTTGTGGTTTCGATCGCCAAGGGCTATCTCGGACGTGGGCTCAGCCTGCTCGACCTGATCCAGGAGGGTTCGCTCGGCCTGATCCGGGCGGTCGAGAAGTTCGATTACCGCCGTGGGTACAAGTTTTCGACCTATGCGACCTGGTGGATCCGCCAGGCGGTCACCCGGGCGGTGGCGGACAAGTCCCGGTCGATCCGGATTCCGGTCCACATGGTCGAGAAGCTGAACCGGGTCCACTTCGTGGAGCGTCAACTGGTCCAGGAGCTGGGGCGGGAACCGGAGCCGGTCGAGATCGCCGGCGAGCTCGGCTGGACCGTTCAGGATGTACGGGATGTGTGGCGTTACTCCCAGACCCCGGTTTCCCTGGAGAAGCCGGTGGGCGAGGGCGAGGAAACCGAACTGGTCGACCTGGTCCGGGACGAGAGCTCGATGGAGCCGTTCGACGAGGCGTCGCTCAACCTTCGTTCGGAGGGGGTGCGTCGGGTGCTGGCCGGACTGCCGAAGCGGGAGCGTGACGTGCTGGTCATGCGGTACGGCCTCGGCGGGCTCACCCCGCGAACCCTCGAGGAGTGCGGTGAGGCTTTCGGTGTGACCAGGGAACGGGTCCGCCAGATCGAGACCTCGACCCTGCGCAAGATCAAGTCCCTGCCCGAGGCCCAGGGCCTTCGCGGCACCGCCTGA
- a CDS encoding aminotransferase class V-fold PLP-dependent enzyme, with protein MDDQPSRGFASDNCSGAHPAMLDALARVNHGHCAPYGRDSETVRFGELVRAEFGENAVGCPMLNGTGANVAALRAISRPHQAVICAATAHMTVDETAAPEAIAGVKLLDVDTPDGKLTPELAATRLADPADLPHAAWPAVVSITQATEVGTAYSADEVTALAEFAHEHGMLLHVDGARLANAAAHQQVSLSSLSLGAGADVLTLGANKNGAAFGEAVIFAGPELAVGFEVLRKGSLQLASKMRFVSAQLNAQLEGELWREIAGHSNAIARTLGDAVSWTDGVEVAQKVEANIVFLSLPLEAGRRLVESLAPHRPLLFEAGEAAVIRLVASWDSRTEDVDLFVHKLTRALAP; from the coding sequence ATGGATGATCAGCCGTCTCGCGGATTCGCCTCCGACAACTGCTCCGGTGCCCATCCGGCGATGCTGGATGCGCTCGCCCGCGTGAACCATGGACACTGCGCCCCCTACGGGAGGGACTCTGAGACCGTCCGGTTCGGAGAGCTGGTTCGGGCCGAGTTCGGGGAGAACGCGGTCGGTTGCCCGATGCTGAACGGCACGGGGGCGAATGTGGCCGCCTTGCGGGCGATATCCAGGCCACATCAGGCGGTGATCTGCGCCGCAACCGCTCACATGACGGTCGACGAAACCGCCGCCCCGGAAGCGATCGCCGGGGTGAAACTGCTGGACGTCGACACCCCGGACGGCAAGCTCACCCCCGAGCTCGCCGCAACTCGCCTGGCGGATCCGGCTGACCTGCCACACGCCGCCTGGCCTGCGGTGGTCTCGATCACCCAGGCGACCGAGGTCGGTACTGCCTACAGCGCAGACGAAGTGACCGCCCTGGCCGAGTTCGCCCACGAGCACGGAATGCTGCTCCATGTGGACGGTGCACGGCTGGCCAACGCCGCCGCCCACCAGCAGGTGAGCCTGTCCAGCCTGAGCCTCGGAGCGGGGGCAGACGTGCTGACTCTCGGTGCCAACAAGAACGGCGCCGCGTTCGGGGAAGCTGTGATCTTCGCAGGCCCGGAACTGGCCGTCGGCTTCGAGGTACTGCGGAAAGGCTCGCTTCAGCTCGCCTCGAAGATGCGGTTCGTCTCCGCTCAGTTGAACGCCCAGCTTGAAGGCGAGCTCTGGCGCGAGATCGCCGGCCACTCAAACGCGATCGCCCGAACTCTCGGCGATGCGGTCAGCTGGACCGACGGAGTCGAGGTTGCCCAGAAGGTCGAGGCGAACATCGTGTTTCTCAGCCTGCCGCTTGAGGCGGGCCGCCGCCTTGTGGAGTCGCTCGCCCCGCACCGACCGCTGCTCTTCGAAGCGGGTGAGGCAGCGGTGATCCGACTGGTTGCCTCCTGGGACAGCCGGACCGAGGACGTCGACCTGTTCGTACACAAACTCACCCGCGCACTCGCACCCTGA
- a CDS encoding DUF559 domain-containing protein codes for MAVTPGTTNETGPSGTRHLSMARGQHGTVSRDQLLAAGIPPRTISGWLSSGILVGVFAGTYATGIGVLHFLGLCMAATLTGPEGSVLSPQCGGTPWAGSSTIRDRGDPAGRAHPALEDRRPAGPSSGWTLVVHRSRDLPEHEITTVNQIRTTTPSRTLLDLAARESLPRLQSMVAAGERERVWRSDETERTGARGRGWKGLRKYRAVALAPDLDDALTESELELRFRQFCRNHDINLNEARVNVPIGEFRIDCVWEGLRLIVEVDSWTWHRSREAFERDRRRDAINTARGYRTVRVTSRAMEDRPAETADLLKRVRARIQSELGQGHGPDAGMGETGFEPV; via the coding sequence ATGGCCGTCACCCCGGGAACAACCAACGAGACCGGTCCGTCAGGCACGCGGCACCTGTCTATGGCCCGTGGTCAGCACGGCACCGTCAGCCGGGATCAACTACTTGCGGCCGGGATCCCTCCCAGAACCATCTCTGGCTGGCTTTCGTCCGGCATTCTCGTCGGGGTCTTTGCCGGGACCTATGCAACCGGAATCGGGGTGCTCCACTTTCTTGGCCTGTGCATGGCGGCAACGCTCACCGGTCCGGAGGGTTCGGTCCTCTCACCGCAGTGCGGCGGCACTCCATGGGCTGGTTCCTCCACCATCCGTGATCGAGGTGATCCGGCCGGTCGGGCACACCCGGCCCTGGAGGACCGACGACCGGCGGGACCCTCCTCGGGCTGGACGCTGGTCGTTCACCGGAGTCGAGACCTCCCGGAGCACGAAATCACAACGGTCAACCAGATCCGGACGACCACTCCCTCCAGGACTCTTCTCGACCTCGCGGCCAGGGAGTCCTTGCCCCGGCTTCAGTCCATGGTTGCAGCCGGTGAGCGGGAGCGCGTCTGGCGATCGGACGAAACCGAGCGAACCGGTGCACGGGGGCGGGGCTGGAAGGGGTTGAGGAAGTACCGGGCTGTGGCCCTTGCCCCTGACCTTGACGATGCGCTCACTGAATCGGAGCTGGAACTCCGCTTCCGGCAGTTCTGTCGCAACCATGACATCAACCTGAACGAAGCGAGAGTCAACGTCCCGATCGGCGAGTTCCGGATCGACTGTGTCTGGGAGGGACTGAGACTGATCGTCGAGGTGGACAGCTGGACCTGGCATCGAAGCCGCGAAGCGTTTGAGCGGGACCGACGGCGGGACGCGATCAACACGGCCCGCGGTTACCGCACGGTGCGCGTCACCTCGCGAGCGATGGAGGACCGGCCCGCCGAGACGGCTGACCTGCTGAAGAGGGTGCGGGCGCGGATCCAGAGCGAGTTGGGCCAGGGACATGGGCCGGACGCCGGTATGGGGGAGACAGGATTCGAACCTGTGTAG
- a CDS encoding response regulator transcription factor — MSGPDEKRHGGGTRDPGQAVRVAIVDDHTIFRAGVRAELVGPVEVVGEADGVGDALLLIDRTRPDVVLLDVHMPDGGGIEVIRRAAETGDPPRFLALSVSDDPEDVVSVIRAGARGYVTKTISGPDLVDAIVRVHGGDAVFSPQLAGFVLDAFAGASAGSEADELDLLTPREQEVLRLIARGYMYKEIARRLGISIKTVEAHASSVLRKLQLSTRHELARWATERNLID; from the coding sequence ATGAGCGGTCCGGATGAAAAACGGCATGGTGGCGGGACCCGCGACCCCGGCCAGGCGGTGCGGGTGGCGATCGTCGACGACCACACGATCTTCCGGGCCGGGGTCCGGGCCGAACTGGTCGGGCCGGTCGAGGTGGTCGGTGAGGCCGACGGGGTCGGTGACGCCCTGCTCCTGATCGACCGGACCCGGCCCGACGTGGTTCTGCTCGACGTCCACATGCCCGATGGCGGTGGCATCGAGGTGATCCGGCGGGCTGCCGAGACCGGCGATCCGCCCCGCTTCCTGGCGCTGTCGGTGAGCGACGATCCGGAGGATGTGGTCAGCGTGATCCGGGCCGGGGCCCGCGGCTACGTGACCAAGACGATTTCCGGGCCGGACCTGGTCGACGCGATCGTCCGGGTTCACGGGGGCGACGCGGTGTTCTCACCCCAGCTGGCCGGGTTCGTACTGGACGCCTTCGCCGGGGCTTCCGCCGGCTCCGAGGCGGACGAACTCGATCTGCTCACCCCCCGCGAGCAGGAGGTGCTCCGCCTGATCGCCCGCGGCTACATGTACAAGGAGATCGCCCGTCGGCTCGGGATCTCGATCAAGACGGTCGAGGCCCACGCCAGTTCGGTGCTCCGCAAGCTCCAGCTTTCGACCCGGCACGAACTGGCCCGCTGGGCAACCGAAAGAAACCTGATCGACTGA
- a CDS encoding ATP-binding protein: protein MADRLGIDPGLVRVITVVLTVITGGVAAVGYGLLWAAMPVAGEGFADRWKPRRGSRRDGSGSRRGRGFGGSWAVGAGAGFITLGLLFVFRETGVWWSDSLVWPLVITSAGAALIWRQFARPSDPRDRDPGRGRLRTRLNSGPFRGGFGVALLLGGALLFLYINGALRAGGEVALAGLTAAVVIGLLAGPLWIRSARELSAERAERIRSQERTEVAAHLHDSVLQTLALIRKNPEDSRRISTLARSQERELREWLSGRTADERADSLAEALRSVAGEVEERHQVPIDVVTVGDRPLNQDTLALVAASREAMLNAVRHAGDAGTVRLYVEIDRERAQVFIHDRGPGFDPESVPSDRRGLRDSIIGRMEAHGGSAVIRSAPGEGTEVELVLEAK, encoded by the coding sequence ATCGCGGACCGGCTGGGGATCGACCCCGGTCTCGTCCGGGTGATCACGGTGGTCCTCACCGTGATCACCGGCGGGGTCGCGGCAGTCGGATACGGGCTGCTCTGGGCGGCGATGCCGGTCGCCGGAGAGGGGTTCGCCGACCGGTGGAAACCTCGGCGGGGCAGCCGGCGGGACGGCTCGGGGAGCCGTCGCGGACGCGGGTTCGGGGGCTCCTGGGCGGTCGGTGCCGGGGCCGGATTCATCACTCTGGGTCTGCTCTTCGTCTTCCGTGAGACCGGGGTTTGGTGGTCCGACTCCCTGGTCTGGCCGCTGGTGATCACTTCGGCCGGTGCCGCCCTGATCTGGCGGCAGTTCGCCCGTCCTTCCGACCCGCGTGACCGGGACCCCGGACGCGGCCGCCTGCGGACCCGGCTGAACTCGGGGCCGTTCCGGGGAGGGTTCGGGGTCGCCCTGCTACTCGGCGGCGCCCTGCTCTTCCTCTACATCAACGGTGCCCTCCGGGCGGGCGGGGAGGTCGCACTGGCCGGACTGACCGCGGCGGTCGTGATCGGGCTGCTGGCCGGACCGCTCTGGATCCGTTCCGCCCGGGAGTTGAGTGCCGAACGAGCCGAACGGATCCGCTCCCAGGAACGGACCGAGGTGGCCGCCCACCTGCACGACTCGGTGCTCCAGACCCTGGCCCTGATCCGCAAGAACCCGGAGGACAGCCGCCGGATCTCCACCCTGGCCCGCTCCCAGGAACGGGAGCTGCGGGAGTGGCTTTCCGGCCGGACGGCGGACGAACGGGCCGACTCGCTGGCCGAGGCGCTGCGATCCGTGGCCGGCGAGGTGGAGGAACGGCATCAGGTGCCGATCGACGTGGTCACGGTCGGGGACCGGCCGCTGAACCAGGACACACTGGCGCTGGTTGCCGCGAGCCGGGAGGCGATGCTGAACGCGGTCCGCCACGCCGGAGACGCGGGAACGGTCCGGCTCTACGTCGAGATCGACCGGGAGCGGGCCCAGGTTTTCATCCACGACCGGGGACCGGGGTTCGATCCCGAAAGCGTGCCATCCGACCGGCGGGGCCTGCGGGACTCGATCATCGGCCGGATGGAGGCCCACGGCGGTTCGGCCGTGATCCGGTCGGCCCCCGGGGAGGGAACCGAGGTAGAACTGGTGCTGGAGGCGAAATGA